A stretch of bacterium DNA encodes these proteins:
- a CDS encoding small multi-drug export protein: MDVTQLITKINTLPKELVTLILAMLPISELRGAIPYGLHNGIPYFKVLIISLLGNLLPVVPLYFFLNKLLAFFNRFTLGKKFSNWLTTHTLKKSKVIQVYKMVGLIIFVGIPLPMTGAWTGTVASVLLNLRFKYYIIGIMAGVLLAAIIMSVLIFTIKSAFVIP; this comes from the coding sequence GTGGATGTTACTCAACTTATTACAAAAATAAATACTTTACCTAAAGAGTTAGTGACTTTGATACTGGCAATGTTACCTATTTCAGAGTTGCGTGGAGCTATTCCGTATGGACTACATAACGGTATTCCTTATTTTAAGGTATTGATTATTTCTCTACTGGGTAACCTTTTGCCAGTTGTTCCTTTATATTTTTTCTTAAATAAATTATTGGCATTTTTTAATAGGTTTACTTTAGGAAAAAAATTTTCTAATTGGCTTACAACTCACACATTAAAAAAATCTAAGGTGATACAGGTCTACAAAATGGTTGGTCTTATTATTTTTGTAGGGATTCCTTTACCAATGACAGGTGCTTGGACAGGTACCGTTGCTTCTGTTCTTTTAAACCTAAGATTTAAATATTATATTATTGGTATAATGGCAGGAGTTCTTCTTGCTGCTATTATTATGTCGGTCTTGATATTTACTATTAAAAGCGCTTTTGTAATACCATAA